The Streptomyces pactum genome contains a region encoding:
- a CDS encoding GNAT family N-acetyltransferase, translated as MTTTLRPTEPLQRAADGTRSRRYQVCVNSRPVGAIHLGTSRAFGDSVAVIHELRVDEPDRRRGRGTVAALAAEEVARGWGCRQIEASVAPDAEAGLRLTQALGYVLRTRGMTKPLGATPPALPAGSRARSMTRHEFDLWQEYESEQYARTWIERGVPEAEAYAKARSDHEVLLPQGLDTENMLFSVVEQEGTRVGVLWLALREDRAFVFDVEVDAAHRGRGHGRTLMLLAEAQAIAAGRPLIGLNVFAGNTAAERLYESLGYATTRYSFYKPLL; from the coding sequence ATGACCACGACCCTGCGGCCGACCGAGCCGCTTCAGCGCGCCGCCGACGGGACGCGTTCACGCCGCTACCAGGTGTGCGTGAACAGCCGTCCCGTCGGCGCGATACACCTCGGCACCTCGCGAGCCTTCGGCGACTCGGTGGCCGTGATCCACGAGTTGCGCGTCGACGAACCCGACCGCCGGCGCGGCCGGGGCACGGTGGCCGCCCTCGCGGCCGAGGAGGTCGCTCGGGGCTGGGGCTGCCGGCAGATCGAGGCGAGCGTCGCCCCCGACGCCGAGGCGGGCCTGCGGCTCACCCAGGCGCTCGGCTACGTCCTGCGCACCCGCGGCATGACCAAGCCGCTCGGCGCCACCCCGCCCGCCCTGCCCGCGGGCAGCCGCGCGCGGTCCATGACGCGACACGAGTTCGACCTGTGGCAGGAGTACGAGTCGGAGCAGTACGCCCGTACCTGGATCGAGCGGGGAGTGCCCGAGGCCGAGGCGTACGCGAAGGCGCGCAGCGATCACGAGGTGCTCCTGCCGCAAGGGCTGGACACCGAGAACATGCTGTTCAGCGTGGTGGAGCAGGAGGGGACGCGGGTCGGCGTCCTGTGGCTGGCGCTGCGCGAGGACCGGGCCTTCGTCTTCGACGTCGAGGTCGACGCCGCCCACCGGGGCCGTGGGCACGGCCGCACGCTGATGCTGCTGGCCGAGGCGCAGGCGATCGCCGCCGGCCGGCCGCTGATCGGGCTCAACGTCTTCGCGGGCAACACCGCGGCCGAGCGGCTCTACGAGTCGCTCGGCTACGCGACCACGCGGTACAGCTTCTACAAACCGCTGCTCTGA